A segment of the Flavobacteriales bacterium genome:
AGGAACGTGCGGTCGCGCGTGCTGAGCTGCACCAGGCATACCTTCTCCTTGTACCGGTGGAAGCTGCTTGCCTCGGTGTCGAGGGCGATGATCGAAGCCGCTCCGAGTTCCGTGGCGCACTTGGCCAGTGCGGCATGCGCGGTGATTAGTTCGAAGCTGGCCACGTTCGTGTGCGAAGCGTTTCGAATGGGTCAGATGTAGCGTTCGCCGCTCTCGGCGGTGAGCTCGTTCACGAATTGCTTGATCTGCTGCTCGTCACGCTTGCGACAGACCAGGAGCGCGTCGTTGGTGCTCACCACGATGCAATCCTCGAGGCCCTGCAGGACGAGCAACCGATCATCGTGCGCATGCACCACATTGCCGCTGCATTCATGGAGCTTCACGGAGCTCCCAATGGCCGCATTGCCATGCGCATCCTTGGGCAGGTGGGTGTACAAGCTGCCCCAGGTGCCCAGGTCGCTCCATCCGAAATCGCCCATCACCGTGAAGGCATCGGCGGTTTTCTCCATGATGCCATAATCGATGCTCTCACTGGCGCATTCGGCGTACACTTCCTGGATGGCTGATCGCTCTTCTGCCGTTCCGATCGAACCGCTGCGCCTGTCGAACGACGCTTGCATCTCCGGCAGATGGCGATGGAAAGCGGCGTCGATGCTCTTGAGCGTCCAGATGAAGATGCCTGCGTTCCAGAGGAAATCGCCGCTCTCGATGAAGCGCTGGGCCGTGGCATGATCGGGTTTCTCCGTGAAGGTCTTCACCTTCTTCACGCGGGGATGCATGGTGCCATCTCCATCTTGGAATTGGATATAGCCGTAGCCGGTATCTGGGCGGCTGGGCACGATGCCGAGCGTTACCAGGCAATCGCCCGATCGCGCCTGCTTCACCGCGGTGCGGATCGTCTCATGGAAGGCTTCCTCTTTCAGCACCAGGTGATCGCTTGGCGCCACGATGATGGCTGCGTTGGGGTCGTGCCTGCCGATCACGGCATTCGCGTAAGCCACGCACGGTGCCGTGTTCTTGCGCTGTGGTTCTTCCAGGATCTGCCAATCGGCCAGGTCGGGGAGCTGCTCACGCACGATGGCGGCATACCGATCATTGGTGACCACCAGGATGCGCTCCTTGCCGCAGATGGGCACGAATCGGTCGTAGGTCTGCTGAAGGAGCGTGCGCCCCAATCCCAGGAAGTCGAGGAACTGCTTGGGATATGCGGTGCGGCTCATGGGCCAGAAGCGGCTTCCAACGCCGCCTGCCATGATCACGCACCAGGTATTCTCATTGCTCATGCGGCGCGCAAGGTATCGGCTCCGGCTCAGGCAAGTGAAGCGTTTCCGGTTTGGTTGTCCCGACTTCGATCAACGGGTCCATGAGGAAGGAGCGCCCATCGCTCAGGCATTTGCATTTGAATCTCTTCCGGAGCCGGGGGCCTTTCAGGTAGAGGGCCTTGCGGTATCTGAAAATGGCCCCTTCGGGCAGATCCTCCAAGTGCAGGCCGGGCTTGGGGTCATGCCGGTGCAAGGCGCGCATGAGCTGGGGGTCGGCGCAGCTGCTCGCGGGAGGGCGGCCCATGTGCAGGGTGAGTGCCAGCAGCACATCGGGAGGCAATACCGCAGGGCTCAAATACGGCCGCATCAATCGCTTGTAGGCCATGCGCCATTCGTGGCCATGCGGTTCGGCGCGGGGAGCCTCAATGAATACGGCGTGATGGGCGAACTCGTGGACCAACGTCACCAGGAAGGCATACGGGTTCAGGTCGCCGTTCACGCTGATCCGCGGCGATCGGCCCGATCGGTCGTTGCGGTAATCGCCCAATTTGGTGGCGCGTGCCCGCGTGATCCGGATCCGCACGGGATGCGCGCGCAGCCAATCGAGCACGGGCGGCCAAGCGCCTTCTGGCAGGGATTGGCGCAGGAGGTCGAGAGCGTGCGCGCGGGGGGGCATGGTGCCGCTCAGCTAGGTTCGCCCAGCTGCGGCCCCGGGAACGCCAGGCTGTCATCAACAGGGGGGCGCAAATGGCCCCAGCTCGGGCAATCGCAGCCGCGCTTCTTCCGGTATTTGAGCGTTTTCCGGGGGCGGCTTCCGCAGGCCGTGGCCAATAGGACCACGAGGAGGGCAAGCAGGATCGAACGGGCGGGCGTGGGCATCGAGTCGCGGCGCCAAGGTATGCGCGTATGGGCGTGGCCTACATTCGCCGCACACCTCCAGCGTGGGCGTCCTGTTCCATATCGGCCAGTACATGCTGCTGCTGCGCGAGACCTTCATGCGGCCAGAGCGCCTCAGCCTTTATTGGTCGCGTACCTTGGAAGAGATGGACCTGCTTGGGGTCAAGAGCCTCGGCATCGTGGCTCTGCTCTCGGCCTTCATGGGCGCGGTGATCACCATCCAGACCAAGACCAACATCGACAGTCCGTTGATCCAGGCCTGGGTCGTTGGCTTCGCTACCCGGCAGAGCACCATCCTGGAGTTCAGCCCAACGGTGATCTCGCTGATCCTGGCCGGCAAAGTGGGCAGCAGCATCGCTGCCGAGATCGGCTCCATGCGCGTGAAGGAGCAGATCGACGCGCTTGATATCATGGGCGTGAACTCGGCCGGCTACCTGATACTCCCGAAGATCGTGGCCACCATGGTGATCAACCCTTTCCTGGTCATGATCAGCATGTTCCTGGGCATCTTCAGCGGGTGGTTCGCGGGCGTGCAGACTGGCATCGTGCAGAGCGACGACTTCCTCACCGGCATCCAGCTCGATTTCAAGGTGTACCACGTGGTGTACGCGCTGATCAAGACGGTCGTCTTCGCTTTCCTGATCGCCACGGTGAGCGCATACCAGGGCTATTACACCCGGGGCGGCACCCGCGAGGTGGGTGTGAGCAGCACGCGGGCCGTGGTATTCAGCAGCATGGCCATCCTGCTGGCCAACCTGATCCTCACGCAGATGCTGCTGCTATGATCACGGTCGAAGGCCTGGGCAAGCGGTTCGGCAGCGTGCAGGTGCTAGAGGGCATTGATGCGGAATTCCGCAAAGGCAAGGTGAACCAGGTCATCGGCCGCAGCGGATCTGGCAAGAGCGTGCTGGCCAAGTGCATGGTGGGGCTTCACCGTCCCGAAGAAGGACGCGTGCTCTATGAGGGGCGTTCCTTCCATGACATGGAGCCCGAGGAGAAGCGCCTCATCCGCCAGCGCATCGGCATGCTCTTCCAGGGCTCCGCGCTCTTCGACAGCCTCAATGTGATCGAGAACGTGATGTTCCCCCTGCGGATGTTCGGAACCATGCCGAAGAGCGAGATGGCCGATCGTGCGCACAGTTGCCTGAAGCGCGTGAGCATCATCGACAAGGATGCGCTGTTCCCAGCGGAGCTGAGCGGTGGCATGCAGAAGCGCGTGGGCATCGCGCGGGCCATTGCCATGGAGCCGCAATACCTGTTCTGCGACGAGCCCAACAGCGGCCTTGACCCGCAGACCAGCATCGTGATCGACGACCTGATCAAGGACATCACCGAGGAGGCCGGGATCACCACCGTGGTGATCACGCACGACATGAACAGCGTGATGGAGACCGGCGAGCACATCCTCTTCATCCACAAGGGCCGCAAATGGTGGGAGGGCAGCCGGGAAGAGCTTCTCAACAGCGACAACAAGGAGCTCAACGAGTTCGTCTTCGCCGGCAGCCTCATGCGGCAGGTGAAGAAGGCCATGGGCGGCTGATCCGGCGGGCTGCGGGATCATCAGAACGAAGAAGCCCCCGATGCAGACGCATCGGGGGCTTCCTCGTTCTGGACTATCCCTTACTTCAGCGTCACGCGCTGCGCGGTGCTGGCCTTGCCGTCGCTCACGCGCACGGTGTACACGCCAGCGGCTTCTCCACGGAGGTCAAGGGTGGAGCTGCCGGTGGTGCGGGTGTTAAGCACCTCGCGGCCCAGCATGTCCGTGACCTGGATGGTGAAGCTGCCGCCCTGCTCAGCACGGAACTGCAGCAAGCCGTCGGCGCTCGGGTTCGGGAAGATCGAGATGCCGGTGAGGTCGTTGGCCTCGGTGATCCCGATCGAGGGGTTCAGGCCCAATCGGATGTGGTAGGCATTGCCGTTGGTGTACACCTGATCCTGAGGGATCTCGATGCCAGCGGCCAGGCCGGGCTGGGGCACGGTGAGGTCGTCGATGACACGCATGTTCGTGGTGCCGCCGCTGCTGTACATCTTCACGCCCACGTAGTAGCCACCGGGCTGGATCACATAGGGCGTCTCGAAGGCCACGGTCACCTTGCCGTCGGCGATGTGCCCGGCGTTGATCTCGGTGACGTTCTGGTTCTCGTACAACGGGGCTTCGAGCTGGCCTGCGGCGCTGAGCACCGTGTCGTAAATGGCCGGGAAGAAGTAGGCGCCCTCATCCGAAGCGTTCGTGATGCCGATCTCGAGGCCGTAGATCGTGGTGGCCGTCTTGATCTCGTAGTAATTGAAGAGCACCAGGCCATCGGCGGCATCCGTGAAGCTATTGGTGCCCGTGGAGGTCAATGATTCGTAACCGGCAGGGTGGTTGCCGATTCCATCGAGCGTGTACCAATCGTTGTTCACCTCGAAGTTGCGCAGGTAGGTGTTGTTGTCCGTGTCGTCCTCCTGCGGGGTCTCCGTAGCGGCAAGCCCGAAGGTCGCGTTGTAAGTGCCGACACCCAAGGCGCCCGGCAACATGAAGCTCTCATCCCAAAGCCCAGCCTCACCGCTTGCAAGGTTCACAGGGTTGCTGGTGCTCAGGAAGGGGGTCGGGCCGGTAACGTTCATCGCCACGGTGGCGTTGGTCATGGCATTCACGCCGAAGTTGAGGTAATTGCCGCCGATCTGCATCGTGGGGTTCAGCTGGTTCTCCGGGATGCGGCCATACTCCTCGCCGTTGCCGGTGTGGCTCAAGAAACCGCTCTCCATCACCAAATCGTAAGGGGGTTGGTCCATCACCTTGAAATCGTCCACGTACCAGGTGTAGCCCCAGATGCCCACGAAGAGCAGGCGCACCCAAACCTGAGGTTGGTCGCCAGCAGCTGCAGAGATGTTGATGCGTCGCAGGGTGGGGTTGCCGGGCGAAACACCCTGGGTGAGTTCACCGGGCTCGAACACGTAGAACACATTGCTCATGCCGCTGATGTCCGAACCAGGCTCAAGCGTGGTGGGCCAATCCGTGTTGTTCGTGCTCACCACCAGATAGGTCTGCTCGTTGTTGTACTCCCTGTATTGCGTCTGGAATTCAACGATAACGTTCGGATAACCAGCGGTGCTGAACGAGTTGGCCGTGGTCAGATTGGCGCGCTCCAGGTTAGCCGTGTTGTTGTTGAAGCCATCGGAGTCGTACATCGCATATCCATTGCCGGCTGTGGGGCTCTGGATGGCAGGCGTGGGGTAGTCTCCCGTTCCAGCGATGCCAACGCCGATTTCCCATTGGTTGTTGTTCGGAAGGGTGCCTTGGTGGTCGCTGCTGATCGACCAGTCGGCTTCATTGGAGAAATCGCTCTCCCAGAGGATGGTGCTGCGCGCGCCCCCCAGCAACGGCCCCACTTGAACAGCAGGATCGAGTGAGGGCTTGGCGGTGAAGCGGGGGCCTTGATAGGCGGTTTTCTGCGCGCTCACGGTGCCGGCAATGGCCACGCAGAGCAGCAGGGTCGAGTAGATCTTCTTCATCGTTTTTGGTTTTCGGGATCCACGAGGGGTTAGGGTGCAAAGAAACCACGCGTCACCTGATTTCCAAGGGATGAAGCGTGGCAGTTCGGCTGCCAATCTTGCGAGCCCGACGAATGGTGGCTTCATGGGCCCTGAGTAATCCGTGTGTTGGCCGGCTATGCCGGGTTGGAGGCGGGTGGGTGGGCTGAACGGTTCGGCATAGGGCCAACGCAAAAGCCGCCTCACTGGGGTGAGACGGCTTCTGCTGGATAGCTCTGCTGGATCTAGCGCTCCACGCTCATGCGCTTGGTCACGGTCACATCGCCCGCGCGCAGGGTGTAGAGGTAGAGGCCCTCGGTGAGTTCCTGCACATTGAGTTGGCTGCGGTAGCTGCCAGCCGGGCGGTAACCCTCAGCGATGCGCTTCACCAGTTTGCCGCTCACATCGTGCAGCTCGATCACCACGCTGGCGCCTTTATCCAGGGTGTAAGGGATCACGGTGGTGTTGCGGCTGGGGTTCGGGATGTTCTGCCCCAGACCAACGCCGTCAACCGCCGTGAGCGTGCCCACGCTGGCCGTCGGGTCGAAGTTCATCTGTACCATCGGCGTGGTGGTGGTGTAGAACCAGTCCTCGCCTTGCGTGGGGCTGATGTAGTAGATGAAGGAGGTTTGCTCTTCGCTGGTGCCGCTGTTCCCGACCCGGATATTGCCGTAGCAGTGCACCGTGAGCAGGTAGTCCGTCTGGGCGTCGAGGGCAACGGGCGGGTTGAAGGTGATGTTGGTGAAATTGCTGCTTCCGTTGCCGCCGAGCATCGATTGTGCGATCACCACTTCCTCGCTGGTGGCGATGATCGGGAAGTCAGCCTGGTTCACATCGCGCAGCTCGGCGGTGATGATGGCGCCAATCTCCGAACCGGTGTTCAGAGCCACACGAGCCGAATGCAAGTCAGTGGCGTTTGCTACATAGAAAGTGTTGCCCAGGATCAGCACGCTGCCGTCGCCGGCGCCGTCCTCGAAGCTGGAGATGGCGCCCAGGTCTCGGCCGTAGAAATACTGGCTCACGCCGAAGCTGGCCATGGCGCTGTTATCGGCTGGTGTGTTATCCGGGTTGGTGGCAGAGATGCCGAAGGTGACGTCGTAGGTGCCGGCCACAGCGGGGGGCGTGAACGAAGGATTGATCCACACCTTCTGCTCGGCGGGGCAGAGCGGGAAAGAACCCAGGCTCTGATCCTGATTCAGCACCGTATTACCGCCTTGCGCCACGGTGAAGTTGGCTACAGTGCCATCCTGCGGGATAGTGCTGTTATTCAGCACCGTCATGTTCAAAGGAACAGGGCGCAGCTGGTTGAAGGGGTAAAGGGAATAGCGGAGCGAATCGTAGGTGAGGGCCAAGTCGAGGTCGAAAGCACTGGTCGACGCGCTCAACACACGGAGATCCGCATCGTACAGTTCAACGATCTGCACGTCATCCACCTGCCACTGGTAGTGGCTCGTGCCCATGTCGCCATCGTGGCGGAAGCGGAACTTCACGCTGCTGGGGTTGCCCTGGATCGCGCAGGTCAGGTTCACTTTGCGGGTCTGCGTGGGGCTCACGGCGTTCACCGCGATGTCAGCGCCTACCGCGAATCGCTCCGGCCAGGTAGCGCCGCCGTCGGTGCTCACCTCGACATAGTGCGGTGAGTTGTCGCAGCAATAACGCAAGCGCTGCTGGAATTGGAGCTCCACATAAGGCGTCGCGCTCAGGTCGAGCACGGGCGATTCCAAGCTGCCCTCCCAGTTGATGAATTGATCGGCCGGCAATGCCGTTGGGGTATTGCCCACCCAGGTACAGTTGGCGCTGTCGCTGTTGAACATCATGAAGCCATTGGCTGCCGTGGTGCTGCCGATGATCTGCGTGACCGCTGTGTATGCGCCCAGCGGGCCGGTGGTCTTCCGGCGCCAGATCGCGCCATTGGGACCGCTCACGGTCCAAGGGCCAACGCCGTTATTGCCATCAAGTCCGTTGGCGAAATCCTCGCTCCAGATCACATCACCGCCATCGCGGCTGTCGTTCTCCTGGGCAGGAATGGCTTGAATATGATCACGCGAGGGCGTCGCGGCGCGGAAATCCTTGCGGGCCTGGACGCCATTCGCCCATTGGGCCATGGCGCCGCCAGCGATCAGCAGGGCTGGGAGCAGGAGGTAACGTTTGTTCATTGTTGTGTTGGGTTTTCTGGTCCGAAGGGGCACGAAGCTAAGGACTGTCGCTCAAAGACACGATGAGCCGGGGATGCGTTGTTCAATGGTAGGCTTGATGCAGGTTGTGGTTGGTTCCGATCAGGAAGCGGCTACGTCGGTAGGGGTCAGCGGCTCAGCGCGCTACGATCAACGGAAGGGTGACCCCGGATCCATCCCCGCCGATGCGCAGCAAATAGGCTCCAGAGGGCACATCGGAAAGGTCGAAAGGGATGGTCTGGCGCCCATGGAGCCTTCCAAGGCCGAATCTCCGGATAACACGGCCAGCTGCATCGTGCAGGACCAATTCCGCTTGGACACCGGTCCGGAAATCATGCTCGAGGATGGCCGCCCCGCTCACGGGCACCGGGTAGATCCTGCTCGATGGCGTTCCAAGCCGCTCGGCAACGCCCACCCCGTACTCGCTCAGGTGCAACCTTACCATGGGCATGGCGGTGAGCCAATCGATATCGAAGTTGGGCCCCTCCATGAAGGCGGCCGCTCCAACAGGGCCATTGCCGCTGGTGAGCAATCCTACCTGACCAGTGCCTTCCAAGCGCTGGAGCCCCGCAAAAAGGTCCGCCGCGGAGAGCGCAGGCGGGGTCGGAAACGGCAGGTAAAGCGGCAGGCCTTGCGTCGCATCCGCAAGGTCCTCTGATGTAATGGCGTGCCTGAGCGTGGTGTCGATGAAGGCGAAGTTGCCATCCATCAGAATGCCCCGCACTTCCTGGCCCACCTCAGAGCCCGGGTCGAGCACCGCGCTGATGCCCTGGGCAGTGCTTCCTTCATTCACCAACTCGAATCGAACGGCGGCGATGAAGTTTGATTCGCTGCGCGCGTGTCCTTGCACCGTACCAGCATCCAACGCCATTGCTCCGTAGCCATCGTTCCAGCCCGGTCCGGTCATGGTCATCACCGCCATCCCGATGTTATCCGTTGCATCGTCTTCACCCGTGGATGAGGAAGCCGTTGCCGTGTAGGTTACCTCGCCAAGTGCATCGGGAGCCCAGTCAGTCTGTACCACGACCGTTGCGCGTTCGCCGCTGTTGATCGAATCGAGCGAGGCACTGTAAGGGCCGTGATCCACGCCATCATGCGTGGCGATCACACTGACAGCCACTCCGAAGAGCTGGGCCATGCCCACATTGTGCAGATCGACGCTCATGGCCATGGCGCGCGATTGCTCCAACGGAAGCAGGCGGTAGCCAAGGCCATTGGATCCGGGAATGAAGGGCGAAGCAGTGGCATCGCCCATGCGCGCACCGGTCACTGCGAGGTCACGATCCAAGCGCTCGCGGATGCAGATGTCGTCGATGGCGAAGCCGCTGGCCCAATTCGCGCTGTCGCTCCATTGGAAACGCAAGCGCAGATCGCTGATGCCGCCGAGCAGCGACATGGTATAGGTGAGTTGCTGCCAACCAGCGCCGGAGGGGATCATCTCGAAGAGCTGCCATTCGCCGCCGTTCGCACTGAAGTCGATGCGGGCCTCGCCGCCGCCGAGCGCACGGGTGTGATGCACGCGCAGATCGAGCGCAATTTCGAAGAGGCCGGTGAGGTCAATGCTTGGTGTGGCAAGCACGGCTGAATCGAGGTCGCAATTGCAAGGCGGGGCATCATCATTCGCCATGGCGAAGCGGTTGCCCACCGGCGCATCAGGTACCGGGAAGAAGCCGCCAGCGTTGGCATCGATTGCTGTTCCGGCTGAGAATGCCGGTACGAATTCGCCGAGGCCGGTGCCGGAGGAAGTCTGCCGTTCGACCTGATTCGTGCTCCAATCCGCAGGAATGCCCTGCTCGAAGTCCTCGCTCCAAAAGCAGGTGGATTGGCGCGATTGCGCGGATGCGGTTTGCCCGAGCACAAGAGCCGCCAAGGGCAGAAGGACCAGGCTCCGCATCAGGCTTCCACGGTCATGTACTCCTCGATCGGCGGACAGGTGCAGATGAGGTTGCGATCGCCGAAGGCATTATCTACACGGCTCACGGTGGGCCAGTATTTCCACTCGCGGTTCACCTGCGCCGGGAATGCGGCCTGCTCGCGCGAGTAGAGGTGGCTCCATTCGTTGGCGCACACTTCTTCGCTGGTGTGCGGCGCGTTCTTCAGCACGTTATCGGCCTTGTCGGCCTTGCCCTGCTCAATGGCAGCAACCTCTTGGCGGATGCTGATCATGGCTTCGATGAATCGATCCAGCTCGGCCTTGCTCTCGCTCTCGGTGGGTTCCACCATGAGCGTCTCGGCCACCGGGAAGCTCACGGTGGGCGCATGGAAGCCGTAATCCATCAGCCGCTTGGCTACATCGCTGACATCCACGCCGGCCGCGCGCTTGAAGTCGCGGCAATCGAGGATCATCTCATGCGCCACCATGCCCTGGCTGCCAACGTAGAGGATGGGGTAGTGCTTCTCCAGTTTCGCGCGGAGGTAGTTCGCGTTCAGGATGGCGTAGCGCGTGGCATCGGTGAGGCCCTCGCCGCCGAGCATCTTGATGTACCCGTAACTGATCAGCAGGATGAGCGAGCTGCCCCATGGTGCAGCGCTCACGGCAGGAACGGCTTGCTCTCCGCCGGTCTTGATCACCGGATGGCCGGGCAGGAAGGGCTTCAGCTTGTCGTTCACGCAGATGGGGCCCATCCCGGGGCCGCCTCCGCCATGCGGGATCGCGAAGGTCTTGTGCAGGTTCAGGTGGCACACATCAGCGCCGATCTCACCGGGACTTGTCAGTCCCACTTGCGCATTCATGTTGGCGCCATCCATATAGACCAGCCCGCCGTTGGCGTGAATGGTGCTCGTGATCTCCTTGATGCTCTCCTCATAAACGCCGTGCGTGCTGGGGTAGGTCACCATCAAGCAGCTCAGCGTGTCCTTGTACTGTTCGGCCTTCGTCTTCAGGTCGGCCACATCCACATGGCCTTCGCCATCGGCCTTCACCACCACCACCTGCATGCCGGCCATGACTGCACTGGCGGGATTGGTGCCGTGCGCGCTGCTGGGGATCAGCGCGATGTTGCGGTGCTTATCGCCGCGCGCCGCGTGGTAGGCGCGGATCACCAGAAGGCCGGCGTATTCGCCTTGCGCACCGCTGTTCGGTTGCAGCGATACGGCTGTGAATCCCGTGGCCTTGGCGAGCTGTTCGCTCAGCTCCGAGAAGACCTGCTGGTAGCCCTTCACCTGTTCCACTGGCGCGAAGGGGTGGATGTAGGCCCATTCAGGCCTCGTGATGGGCCAAAGGGTGGCGGCCGCATTCAGCTTCATGGTGCATGAGCCGAGCGGTATCATGCCATGAACGAGCGAGAAATCCTTGTTCTCCAAGCGCTTCATGTAGCGCATGAGATCGGTCTCGGAATGGTGCGTGTTGAAGACCGGGTGCGTGAGGAAATCGCTCTTGCGCTGCAGATCGGCGGGAACGCTTGTGCTGGCGCCATTGCCAGCGCTGACAGGCGCCTTCATGCCAGCGGCCTCGGCCAGCGCAGTGATCACGTCGCTTACATCCGTAGGGCGCACTGTTTCGTCGAGGGTGATGCTCGCGTTGCTGCCCTCGTAGCGCAGGTTGATGCCCTTCGCCTCCATCGCATCGCGCAGCTTCTTCACATCCTTCACGCCAGCGAGGGTGATGGTATCGAAGTACGAGCCGTTCGCAACGGTGTAGCCGATCGCCTTCGCCGCCTCGGCCACCGAGCGCGCATGCGCGTGGACGTTTCGGGCGATGCGCTTCAAGCCTTCGGGGCCGTGATAGACCGCGTACATGCCGGCCATCACTGCGAGCAGCGCTTGCGCCGTGCAGATGTTGCTGGTGGCCTTGTCGCGGCGGATATGCTGCTCCCGCGTTTGCAGCGCCATGCGCAGGCCCTGCTTGCCCCGGCGATCCTGGCTCACGCCGATGATGCGGCCCGGGATCAAGCGCTTGTATTCGTCGCTGCAGCAGAAGAAGGCGGCATGCGGACCGCCGTAGCCCATGGGCACGCCGAAACGCTGGCTGTTTCCCACGCACACATCGGCGCCCCACTCGCCCGGAGGCGCAAGGAGCACAAGCGATAGCAGGTCGGCGCAGACGGCCGTCTTCACGCCAGCGGCTTTCGCCTTGCTCACCAACGCGCGGTAATCATTCACGCTGCCGTCGATCGCCGGGTATTGCAGCGCGAGGCCGAAGTAGCCATCGGCGGGGTCGAGGTCCTTCGCGTCACCAACGACGAGCTCCACGCCGATGGGCGCGCATCGGGTCTTCAGCACATCGATGTTCTGCGGGTAGAGGCCCTTGTCGGCAAAGAACCTGTGCGCGTTGGCCAGCTCCTTCGGCCGCGCGGCGTAGAGCATGTGCATGGCTTCAGCGATGGCCGTGGCCTCATCCAGGAGCGATGCATTGGCGATGGGCAGTCCAGTGAGGTCGCTGGACATCGTCTGGAAATTCAACAGCGCTTCGAGGCGGCCCTGCGAGATCTCCGCTTGGTAGGGGGTGTAGGCCGTGTACCATCCGGGATTCTCCAGGATGTTGCGCAGGATGGGCTGCGGCACGATGGTGCCGTTGTAGCCCAAGCCGATGTAGCTGCGGTACTGCTTGTTGCCGCGGCCCAGGTCGCGCATGTGCTCGAGGTATTCCAGCTCGGTCATGGCCGGGCCCACGTCGAG
Coding sequences within it:
- the gcvP gene encoding aminomethyl-transferring glycine dehydrogenase codes for the protein MNVVSYQERHIGPNAEETAAMLKAIGVSSLDELIDRTVPKGIRAKNALDVGPAMTELEYLEHMRDLGRGNKQYRSYIGLGYNGTIVPQPILRNILENPGWYTAYTPYQAEISQGRLEALLNFQTMSSDLTGLPIANASLLDEATAIAEAMHMLYAARPKELANAHRFFADKGLYPQNIDVLKTRCAPIGVELVVGDAKDLDPADGYFGLALQYPAIDGSVNDYRALVSKAKAAGVKTAVCADLLSLVLLAPPGEWGADVCVGNSQRFGVPMGYGGPHAAFFCCSDEYKRLIPGRIIGVSQDRRGKQGLRMALQTREQHIRRDKATSNICTAQALLAVMAGMYAVYHGPEGLKRIARNVHAHARSVAEAAKAIGYTVANGSYFDTITLAGVKDVKKLRDAMEAKGINLRYEGSNASITLDETVRPTDVSDVITALAEAAGMKAPVSAGNGASTSVPADLQRKSDFLTHPVFNTHHSETDLMRYMKRLENKDFSLVHGMIPLGSCTMKLNAAATLWPITRPEWAYIHPFAPVEQVKGYQQVFSELSEQLAKATGFTAVSLQPNSGAQGEYAGLLVIRAYHAARGDKHRNIALIPSSAHGTNPASAVMAGMQVVVVKADGEGHVDVADLKTKAEQYKDTLSCLMVTYPSTHGVYEESIKEITSTIHANGGLVYMDGANMNAQVGLTSPGEIGADVCHLNLHKTFAIPHGGGGPGMGPICVNDKLKPFLPGHPVIKTGGEQAVPAVSAAPWGSSLILLISYGYIKMLGGEGLTDATRYAILNANYLRAKLEKHYPILYVGSQGMVAHEMILDCRDFKRAAGVDVSDVAKRLMDYGFHAPTVSFPVAETLMVEPTESESKAELDRFIEAMISIRQEVAAIEQGKADKADNVLKNAPHTSEEVCANEWSHLYSREQAAFPAQVNREWKYWPTVSRVDNAFGDRNLICTCPPIEEYMTVEA